One region of Quercus lobata isolate SW786 chromosome 2, ValleyOak3.0 Primary Assembly, whole genome shotgun sequence genomic DNA includes:
- the LOC115977189 gene encoding uncharacterized protein LOC115977189 isoform X1, with protein MAISHWKSPPVAHNLCCYRALHTTTTRTTSSTLSLSQRPLRYAVVGAGFAGLSVAWHLLNSSGKNLGLRIDIFDEVGIGGGASGVSGGLLHPYSPKGKLLWRGAECWNECLKLLSIAEAAVPQDFNEFIVRRRGILRPAMNLKNLLILNDNAQNCLASCRIETIDQDAAQNLTPNLCLPFNSAFYMPEAVNIHPQRYLQALFLACENLGKELSNSGFGVKELHLHKNSIHKLLDFEGEYDAVVVCLGAKADLLPELSGRLPLRTCRGVIAHLQLPDDMGEDYPDHGPSILSDAWLAFQGPRSLYMGSTWEWKSRNSSPNVSADESSGALQELLPKANVIYPAIKDWTFTGAKAGLRAMPPLTPHGSLPLLGCINDVIGGNYACNFWLFGGLGSRGLLYHGWLGKLIAQAMLCSNEEMIPTELTSWKKIKR; from the exons ATGGCTATCTCCCATTGGAAGTCACCTCCGGTAGCTCACAATCTCTGCTGCTACCGTGCTCTACACACCACAACAACAAGAACCACTTCTTCAACACTCTCCCTTTCACAACGTCCTCTCAG ATACGCAGTGGTGGGCGCTGGTTTTGCTGGGCTCTCCGTTGCTTGGCACTTATTAAAC AGTAGTGGTAAGAATTTGGGATTACGCATAGACATATTTGATGAAGTAGGCATTGGCGGTGGAGCCTCTGGAGTCTCTGGCGGTCTTCTCCACCCTTATTCCCCAAAAG GTAAGCTACTCTGGCGGGGTGCTGAGTGTTGGAATGAGTGCTTAAAGCTTTTGAGCATTGCTGAAGCAGCAGTTCCTCAAGACTTTAATGAGTTTATAGTTCGGAGAAG GGGAATCTTGAGACCTGCGATGAACTTGAAGAATTTGCTTATATTGAATGAT aatGCTCAGAATTGCCTTGCCAGTTGCAGAATAGAGACCATCGATCAGGATGCTGCTCAAAATCTAACACCCAACTTATGTCTTCCTTTCAACTCTGCCTTCTATATGCCTGAAGCTGTAAATATCCATCCTCAACGCTATCTCCAG GCACTCTTCTTAGCGTGTGAAAATTTAGGGAAAGAACTATCAAATTCTGGCTTTGGAGTAAAAGAGTTACATTTGCATAAGAATTCTATTCACAAACTCCTAGATTTTGAAG GGGAATATGATGCGGTGGTAGTATGTCTAGGTGCCAAAGCAGATTTGCTTCCGGAGCTCTCTGGAAGGCTTCCATTGAGGACTTGCAGGGGTGTCATTGCTCACCTGCAGCTGCCTGATGATATGGG AGAAGATTATCCAGACCATGGCCCCTCAATATTGTCAGATGCGTGGCTTGCCTTCCAGGGCCCCCGCAGTTTATATATGGGATCAACATGGGAATGGAAATCAAGAAACTCCTCACCAAATGTATCAGCAGATGAATCTTCTGGAGCTCTTCAAGAGCTTTTGCCGAAGGCAAATGTGATATATCCAGCTATAAAGGATTGGACTTTTACTGGAGCAAAGGCTGGTCTGAGGGCAATGCCACCTCTAACTCCACATGGATCACTTCCACTTTTGGGTTGTATCAATGATGTTATTGGTGGAAATTATGCTTGTAATTTCTGGTTATTTGGAGGGCTTGGTTCAAGGGGATTGTTGTACCACGGTTGGCTCGGGAAATTGATTGCACAGGCCATGCTGTGCTCTAATGAAGAAATGATTCCAACTGAACTAACATCTTGGAAGAAAATAAAGCGATGA
- the LOC115977187 gene encoding DNA replication licensing factor MCM5, whose translation MSGWDEGGVYYSDQAHSWRDGRGGTDDPEAAASRHSVLQKLKEFIRGFETDKNVFPYRESLVHNPKSLLVDMEDLDAFDPDLPSKLRSAPADYLPLFETAAAEVLVSLRSKVAGETGEMEDPVTGDVQVLLTSREDPVSMRFLGAQYISKLVKIAGITIAASRTKAKATYVTLICKNCKNTRQVPCRPGLGGAIVPRSCDHVPQAGEEACPLDPWIIVPDKSKYVDQQTLKLQENPEDVPTGELPRNILLSVDRHLVQTIVPGTRLTIMGIYSIYQAANSTASHKGAVAVRQPYIRVVGIEEANEANSRGPAAFMPEEIEEFKKFAAEPDVYKNICSKIAPSIFGHDDVKKAVACLLFGGSRKSLPDGVKLRGDINVLLLGDPSTAKSQFLKFVEKTAPVAVYTSGKGSSAAGLTASVIRDNSSREFYLEGGAMVLADGGVVCIDEFDKMRPEDRVAIHEAMEQQTISIAKAGITTVLNSRTSVLAAANPPSGRYDDLKTAQDNIDLQTTILSRFDLIFIVKDVRMYSQDKIIASHIIKLHASAGLASSDSKVSKEENWLKRYLQYCRTECHPRLSESAATLLQNNYVKIRQDMRLQANETGEAAAIPITVRQLEAIVRLSEALAKMKLSYVATEENVQEAIRLFTVSTMDAARSGISQQVNLTAEMANEIKQAETQIKRRIGIGNHISERRLIDDLTRMGMNDSIVRRALIIMHQRDEVEYKRERRLIFRKA comes from the exons atgtcTGGTTGGGACGAGGGAGGCGTGTACTACAGCGACCAAGCTCACTCATGGCGCGACGGCCGAGGCGGCACCGACGACCCGGAGGCCGCCGCCAGCCGCCACTCCGTCCTCCAGAAGCTGAAGGAGTTCATCCGTGGCTTCGAGACCGACAAAAACGTGTTCCCCTACAGAGAAAGCCTTGTCCACAACCCTAAGTCCCTCCTCGTCGACATGGAAGACCTCGACGCCTTCGATCCCGACCTTCCCTCTAAGCTTCGCTCCGCCCCCGCCGATTACTTGCCCCTC TTCGAGACGGCGGCCGCGGAGGTTTTGGTGAGTTTGAGGTCGAAAGTGGCCGGGGAGACCGGAGAAATGGAGGATCCGGTGACCGGAGATGTCCAGGTTTTGCTTACGTCGAGGGAGGATCCAGTGTCGATGCGATTCCTTGGG GCTCAATATATATCAAAACTTGTGAAAATAGCTGGGATTACTATAGCTGCTTCTAGGACTAAGGCAAAGGCGACTTATGTGACTCTTATCTGTAAGAACTGTAAAAATACAAGGCAAGTTCCGTGTCGGCCGGGTCTTGGTGGTGCAATTGTCCCTCGCTCGTGTGATCATGTCCCTCAG GCAGGAGAAGAGGCATGCCCACTTGATCCATGGATTATAGTTCCAGATAAGAGCAAATATGTCGATCAGCAGACTTTGAAATTGCAGGAGAATCCAGAG GATGTTCCTACTGGGGAGCTTCCAAGGAACATACTTCTATCTGTGGATCGCCATCTTGTTCAAACTATTGTACCCGGCACGAGATTGACCATCATGGGTATTTATAGTATCTATCAAGCTGCCAATTCTACCGCATC CCACAAAGGAGCTGTCGCAGTTAGACAGCCTTATATCAGAGTTGTAGGAATTGAAGAAGCAAATGAGGCCAACTCTCGAGGTCCTGCTGCTTTTATGCCTGAAGAG ATAGAAGAATTCAAAAAGTTTGCTGCAGAACCCGATGTATACAAAAACATATGCTCCAAGATAGCTCCCTCTATCTTTGGTCATGATGATGTGAAGAAGGCTGTGGCTTGTCTGTTATTTGGTGGATCAAGGAAG AGTTTGCCGGATGGTGTGAAATTAAGGGGTGATATCAATGTGTTGCTTTTGGGGGACCCATCTACTGCTAAATCACAG TTTCTCAAGTTTGTCGAAAAGACTGCTCCTGTTGCTGTTTATACTTCAGGAAAAGGCTCATCAGCAGCTGGTCTTACAGCTTCTGTGATCCGAGATAACAGCTCT CGTGAATTTTATCTTGAAGGAGGAGCTATGGTTTTGGCAGATGGAGGTGTTGTATGTATTGATGAGTTTGACAAAATGAGACCAGAAGATAG GGTTGCTATTCATGAAGCCATGGAACAGCAAACCATATCCATTGCTAAAGCAGGAATAACAACGGTTCTTAATTCTAGAACCTCGGTGCTTGCAGCTGCTAACCCTCCATCAGGACGTTATGATGATCTTAAG ACTGCCCAGGATAATATTGATTTGCAGACAACAATTCTTTCTAGATTTGATTTAATATTCATTGTGAAAGATGTCAGGATGTACAGTCAAGACAAG ATTATTGCTAGTCATATCATAAAACTTCATGCATCTGCTGGTTTGGCCTCAAGTGACAGTAAAGTTTCTAAAGAAGAGAACTGGCTGAAGAG GTATTTACAATACTGTCGAACTGAATGCCACCCACGCTTGTCAGAATCTGCAGCCACATTGCTCCAGAATAATTATGTCAAAATCAGACAG GACATGAGGCTGCAGGCAAATGAAACTGGTGAGGCTGCTGCAATACCGATTACTGTAAGGCAGCTGGAAGCTATTGTAAGATTGAGTGAGGCTCTCGCAAAAATGAAATT GTCCTATGTTGCCACTGAGGAGAATGTGCAGGAAGCAATTAGACTTTTTACTGTTTCCACGATGGATGCAGCACGGTCTGGTATAAGTCAACAAGTGAATCTTACGGCAGAGATGGCTAATGAGATAAAG CAAGCTGAAACCCAGATAAAGAGAAGAATAGGGATTGGAAACCACATATCAGAAAGAAGACTGATCGATGATCTTACCAGAATGGGGATGAATGATTCTATT GTGAGAAGAGCTCTTATTATTATGCACCAGAGAGATGAAGTTGAATATAAGCGAGAAAGGCGTCTAATTTTCCGTAAAGCATAA
- the LOC115977189 gene encoding uncharacterized protein LOC115977189 isoform X2, with protein sequence MAISHWKSPPVAHNLCCYRALHTTTTRTTSSTLSLSQRPLRYAVVGAGFAGLSVAWHLLNSSGKNLGLRIDIFDEVGIGGGASGVSGGLLHPYSPKGKLLWRGAECWNECLKLLSIAEAAVPQDFNEFIVRRRGILRPAMNLKNLLILNDNCLASCRIETIDQDAAQNLTPNLCLPFNSAFYMPEAVNIHPQRYLQALFLACENLGKELSNSGFGVKELHLHKNSIHKLLDFEGEYDAVVVCLGAKADLLPELSGRLPLRTCRGVIAHLQLPDDMGEDYPDHGPSILSDAWLAFQGPRSLYMGSTWEWKSRNSSPNVSADESSGALQELLPKANVIYPAIKDWTFTGAKAGLRAMPPLTPHGSLPLLGCINDVIGGNYACNFWLFGGLGSRGLLYHGWLGKLIAQAMLCSNEEMIPTELTSWKKIKR encoded by the exons ATGGCTATCTCCCATTGGAAGTCACCTCCGGTAGCTCACAATCTCTGCTGCTACCGTGCTCTACACACCACAACAACAAGAACCACTTCTTCAACACTCTCCCTTTCACAACGTCCTCTCAG ATACGCAGTGGTGGGCGCTGGTTTTGCTGGGCTCTCCGTTGCTTGGCACTTATTAAAC AGTAGTGGTAAGAATTTGGGATTACGCATAGACATATTTGATGAAGTAGGCATTGGCGGTGGAGCCTCTGGAGTCTCTGGCGGTCTTCTCCACCCTTATTCCCCAAAAG GTAAGCTACTCTGGCGGGGTGCTGAGTGTTGGAATGAGTGCTTAAAGCTTTTGAGCATTGCTGAAGCAGCAGTTCCTCAAGACTTTAATGAGTTTATAGTTCGGAGAAG GGGAATCTTGAGACCTGCGATGAACTTGAAGAATTTGCTTATATTGAATGAT AATTGCCTTGCCAGTTGCAGAATAGAGACCATCGATCAGGATGCTGCTCAAAATCTAACACCCAACTTATGTCTTCCTTTCAACTCTGCCTTCTATATGCCTGAAGCTGTAAATATCCATCCTCAACGCTATCTCCAG GCACTCTTCTTAGCGTGTGAAAATTTAGGGAAAGAACTATCAAATTCTGGCTTTGGAGTAAAAGAGTTACATTTGCATAAGAATTCTATTCACAAACTCCTAGATTTTGAAG GGGAATATGATGCGGTGGTAGTATGTCTAGGTGCCAAAGCAGATTTGCTTCCGGAGCTCTCTGGAAGGCTTCCATTGAGGACTTGCAGGGGTGTCATTGCTCACCTGCAGCTGCCTGATGATATGGG AGAAGATTATCCAGACCATGGCCCCTCAATATTGTCAGATGCGTGGCTTGCCTTCCAGGGCCCCCGCAGTTTATATATGGGATCAACATGGGAATGGAAATCAAGAAACTCCTCACCAAATGTATCAGCAGATGAATCTTCTGGAGCTCTTCAAGAGCTTTTGCCGAAGGCAAATGTGATATATCCAGCTATAAAGGATTGGACTTTTACTGGAGCAAAGGCTGGTCTGAGGGCAATGCCACCTCTAACTCCACATGGATCACTTCCACTTTTGGGTTGTATCAATGATGTTATTGGTGGAAATTATGCTTGTAATTTCTGGTTATTTGGAGGGCTTGGTTCAAGGGGATTGTTGTACCACGGTTGGCTCGGGAAATTGATTGCACAGGCCATGCTGTGCTCTAATGAAGAAATGATTCCAACTGAACTAACATCTTGGAAGAAAATAAAGCGATGA